The DNA sequence GCGCCACCGAAGCTGGATATCGCCACTGCCGTGGATGCTTTCGAGGCCTCCCTGGCCCATGAACAGAAGGTCTCCGGACTGATCCGCGAGCTCGCCGCGATCCAGGATGCGGAGAAGGACTATGATTCCCGCGCTCTGATCAACTGGTTCCTGGAAGAGCAGGTCGAGGAGGAGGCCACCGTCGGAGAGATCCTGGACAGGCTGCGCATTGCCGGCGACTCCGGTTCCGGTCTGCTGCGCATTGATTCCGAACTGGGATCCCGTTAACCTCCCCCCAACCACTGTGGCATCCAGCCCTGAAAAGAACCTCGTATCCACCCCCCATTTACGCACAAGCCGGGGGTAAATACGAGGTTCTTTCACTGTTTGGGTCGATTTAACTGCGATTTTCAACATAGATGGTGGGAAATCCTCGAAGTCTGGGACGAAAAGAGGAATAATGGTAATCACATTAAAGATTCCGCAGGATTAAGGGTTTCCCCCTGCTTCTGCGTTCTCGTTCACACCGCCTGAAGAACAAGGAGGCATCATGCCCCCAATCCCTGAAAAGAAGTCAACGGGCTCTCCGGCCAAACCATTGCTGGAGCCTGTTCTGGACGAGCTTGGGCAGGAGATTGTCAGTGGCAGAGTTGCGGTAGGCGACACCTTCAAACTGATGGATATCAGTGAGCGTTTCGGTATCTCCCGCACCGTTGCACGTGAAGCGATGCGCGCGCTTGAGCAGCTCGGTCTGGTATCCTCCTCCCGACGGATCGGCATCACCGTGCGCCCCCGTGAGGAGTGGGCTGTCTTCGACAAGTCCATCATCCGCTGGCGTCTCAACGATGCGGGACAGCGTGAGCGGCAGCTGCAGTCACTCACCGAGCTGCGTATCGCCATCGAACCCATCGCCGCGCGCAGCGTCGCCCTGCACGCCAGCGACACCGAACGCACCCGTCTCAAAGAGCTCGCCACGGAGATGCGCGATCTCGGCCGCTCCGGCAAGGGTGCCTCCAAGGAGTTCCTGGATGCTGATATCACCTTCCATGAACTCATTCTGCGTTATTGCCACAATGAGATGTTCGCGGCGCTCATTCCGTCGATAAGCGCGGTTCTTGAAGGCCGCACCGCACACGGGCTGCAGCCGGATGTGCCAGAGGAGACCGCCCTGGCCAACCACGACAAGCTTGCCGACGCCATCGTCGCGCGCGATGCCGACGCCGCTGAGGCAGCCTCCCGTGAGATCCTCAACGAGGTCCGTGACACCCTTTCTTCGTTGAGCTGACCTCCTTCAGCAAATACAACACCCCCGGAAGATGAACCTCTCATCTTCCGGGGGTGTGGTGGTTACAGCATGCAGCTGACGCAGCCGTCCACCTCGGTGCCTTCCAGTGCAACCTGGCGCAGGCGGATGTAGTAAAGGGTCTTGATGCCCTTGCGCCATGCGTAGATCTGCGCACGGTTGATGTCACGGGTGGTCGCCGTGTCCTTGAAGAACAGGGTCAAAGAGAGCCCCTGATCCACGTACTTGGTTGCCGCGGCGTAGGTGTCGATGGTCTTTTCATAACCGATCTCATACGCATCCTGGAAGTACTCAAGGTTGTCATTATCCAGGTGTGGAGCCGGATAGTAGACGCGGCCGATCTTGCCTTCCTTGCGGATCTCGATCTTGGATGCGATCGGGTGGATCGACGAGGTCGAGTTGTTGATATAGGAGATGGAGCCGGTCGGTGGGACCGCCTGCAGGTAGCGGTTGAACAGTCCATACTCCATGACATCAGCCTTGAGCTGTGCCCACTCCTCCGCGGTCGGGGTGTGGATGGTGGAGTTGGCAAACAGCTGCTTGACCTTGTCGGTCTGTGGCAGGAACTCAGCTGGATCGAAACGGTCGAAGTACTCACCAGAGGCATAGTCAGAGTTCTCGAAGTTGGAGAATCGCTGACCCCGCTCACGGGCGATCCGGTTGGATGCCCGGAGGCATTCGTAGAGCACGGCGGCGAAGTAGGCGTTGGTGAAGTCGATGCCCTCTTCAGAACCGTAGAAGATGTGCTCGCGTCCGAGGTATCCGTGCAGGTTCATCTGGCCCAGACCGATCGCGTGGGCGGCTTCATTGCCCTTGCGGATGGAAGGAACGGAATCGATGCTGGTCTGCTCAGAGACAGCAGTCAGACCACGGATGGCGGTGTCGATGGTGCGGGAGAAGTCCGGGGAGTCCATCGCCATGGCGATGTTGAGGGAACCCAGGTTGCAGGAGATGTCCTCACCGATCTCGTCATAGGACAGATCGGCGTTGTAGGTGGAGGGTGTGGATACCTGCAGGATCTCGGAGCACAGGTTCGAGTGGGTGATGCGACCCTCGATCGGGTTCGCTTCGTTCACGGTGTCCTCATACATGATGTACGGGTAACCGGACTCGAACTGGATCTCGGCCAGAGTCTGGAAGAACTGACGCGCGTTGATCTTGGTTTTGCGGATACGGTCATCATCGACCATGTCATGGTAGTGCTCGGTGACGGAGATATCAGCAAACGGCTTGCCGTAGATGCGCTCGACATCATACGGGGAGAACAGGTACATGTCATCGTTATTCTTGGCCAGCTCGAAGGTGATATCCGGGATGACCACACCGAGTGAGAGGGTCTTGATGCGGATCTTCTCATCAGCGTTCTCGCGCTTGGTGTCCAGGAAGGACATGATGTCCGGGTGATGCGCGTTGAGGTAGACCGCGCCGGCACCCTGACGTGCACCGAGCTGGTTGGCGTAGGAGAAGGAATCCTCGAGCAGCTTCATCACTGGGATGACACCGGAGGACTGGTTCTCGATCTTCTTGATCGGAGCGCCGGACTCACGGAGGTTGGACAGCAGCAGAGCGACGCCGCCACCGCGCTTGGACAGCTGCAGTGCGGAGTTGATGGCGCGTCCGATGGACTCCATGTTGTCCTCGATGCGAAGCAGGAAACAGGACACTGGCTCGCCGCGCTGTGCCTTGCCGGAGTTCAAGAAGGTCGGGGTCGCCGGCTGGAAACGTCCGGTCATGATCTCATCGACGAGTGCGTTGGCAGTGTCACGGTCCCCATCAGCGAGGGTGAGGGCGACCATGCAGACGCGATCCTCGAAACGCTCGAGATAACGGCGGCCGTCGAAGGTCTTCAGAGTGTAGGAGGTGTAGTACTTGTACGCACCGAGGAAGGACTGGAAGCGGAACTTATAAGCGTACGCACGCTTGAACAGCTCCTTGATGTACTCGAAGTCGTACTTGTCCAGTACCTCCTTCTCGTAATAGTTGTTCTCGATCAGGTAATCGAGCTTCTCAAGGAGGTTGTGGAAGAAGACGGTGTTCTGATTGACGTGCTGGAGGAAGTACTGGTTGGCGGCTTCACGGTCCTTATCGAACTGGATCTTGCCGTCTTCATCATAAAGGTTGAGCAGTGCGTTGAGGGCGTGGAAGTCCATCTGGTCTCCGCGTGGTACGACGGAGGTTCCCGTTGCAGTCAAAGGAATAGTCCCTTTCAGAAGTTTTTATTGTAGTTTTTGTCGGCGCCTGGAATGGCGCCACGAGGGGGGCCGCAGGTGTTTCGTCTGCCCCATGATGCCGGAGTTAATGCCCCAGCGCTAACTCACGGAGCTCTTCGGACACGGGGCCCAACCCGAGGGATTCTGCGTTCTGGAGGAGACCTCCACGAAGGATTCTCAGGTCTTCCTCATTGCCCATGAGCTCAAAACGATAGACGTAGGGAAC is a window from the Corynebacterium faecale genome containing:
- a CDS encoding ferritin, which gives rise to MAINERLANAINNQVTAEVEASLVYLQLSYLLDDMGLTGMRDWMKAQSEEELEHAEKFSQHLLARGYVPQIGDVAPPKLDIATAVDAFEASLAHEQKVSGLIRELAAIQDAEKDYDSRALINWFLEEQVEEEATVGEILDRLRIAGDSGSGLLRIDSELGSR
- a CDS encoding FadR/GntR family transcriptional regulator, with the protein product MPPIPEKKSTGSPAKPLLEPVLDELGQEIVSGRVAVGDTFKLMDISERFGISRTVAREAMRALEQLGLVSSSRRIGITVRPREEWAVFDKSIIRWRLNDAGQRERQLQSLTELRIAIEPIAARSVALHASDTERTRLKELATEMRDLGRSGKGASKEFLDADITFHELILRYCHNEMFAALIPSISAVLEGRTAHGLQPDVPEETALANHDKLADAIVARDADAAEAASREILNEVRDTLSSLS
- the nrdE gene encoding class 1b ribonucleoside-diphosphate reductase subunit alpha, with the protein product MDFHALNALLNLYDEDGKIQFDKDREAANQYFLQHVNQNTVFFHNLLEKLDYLIENNYYEKEVLDKYDFEYIKELFKRAYAYKFRFQSFLGAYKYYTSYTLKTFDGRRYLERFEDRVCMVALTLADGDRDTANALVDEIMTGRFQPATPTFLNSGKAQRGEPVSCFLLRIEDNMESIGRAINSALQLSKRGGGVALLLSNLRESGAPIKKIENQSSGVIPVMKLLEDSFSYANQLGARQGAGAVYLNAHHPDIMSFLDTKRENADEKIRIKTLSLGVVIPDITFELAKNNDDMYLFSPYDVERIYGKPFADISVTEHYHDMVDDDRIRKTKINARQFFQTLAEIQFESGYPYIMYEDTVNEANPIEGRITHSNLCSEILQVSTPSTYNADLSYDEIGEDISCNLGSLNIAMAMDSPDFSRTIDTAIRGLTAVSEQTSIDSVPSIRKGNEAAHAIGLGQMNLHGYLGREHIFYGSEEGIDFTNAYFAAVLYECLRASNRIARERGQRFSNFENSDYASGEYFDRFDPAEFLPQTDKVKQLFANSTIHTPTAEEWAQLKADVMEYGLFNRYLQAVPPTGSISYINNSTSSIHPIASKIEIRKEGKIGRVYYPAPHLDNDNLEYFQDAYEIGYEKTIDTYAAATKYVDQGLSLTLFFKDTATTRDINRAQIYAWRKGIKTLYYIRLRQVALEGTEVDGCVSCML